In the genome of Astatotilapia calliptera chromosome 18, fAstCal1.2, whole genome shotgun sequence, the window CATGTCAGGAGTGAGAGCAGAGGGAGGGTCGATGCCTTTATTGACCTTTTGTTGGATCAAATGCATGGCTAGAGCAAACTGCTCCTCGTTCAGCttgcctgtttgttttgtgtcagCAAGTCCCctatggaggaagaggagacatTTTTCTCACCCTATTACATACTTCTGAGCAATAATATCAGCAatttttacaaatataaatCCCCACTGAGTGGTTACCACGGACAAATGGTCCATTTTATGCTGGTTAAGTGAGCATcctttaaatcattaaaaaaaaaaaaaaaaaacacttctgttCCACTTCTCTAGACCAAATGTAGTCATTTGGTTGAACTCAGATGATTTGAACATTTATATACACTATAATACAACTTCATACAAtataaacaattttaatatttgCACTGCCTTTTAAAATTGTAACTACACCCTACTCTTGCGTACACAGCATTCaatttactttattattttctattcttaggtttattttattttttagttagtTGTGTATTTAGATGTGTGAAGGGAACTTGCAAAGTAAGAATTTCATTGCTCATTGTAAccatttgtgttttgcagtgtaTATGACAATAAACTTCTTGAATCTAATTTTAAGTGGCCACAAGATGGTGCTATATAGCTTTATCTGGGAGAATCCTCCTGActatgtttgcatttttaaaaaaaaagaggaaaaaaaatcgaCTTCCCATTCAAATCGACTTTAATTTGAATAATCTGGtattgattcatttaaaattaatttttaaatataaatgtattttgccataAAAGCCAGAACCTCCGCTAAAAGctcacaaaaacatttcaacaattgccaaacagctaaaacagcaaatgatTAAAGAGCAGGTAAACGGATTTTGCAAAAAGATGTAAACAAAGCGTCGTTAACCCGACAGCTCGTACATGGACATGTCGGGTGCTGAAAGCCGACATCTGACAGATTCTGAACTGCAGGCTTCGTCACTCTCTGCCCAATATACTTCTATACTTCAAGACCAGTttcccattaaaaaaatattttctgcatTACTCACTTGCCTATTATGCACCAGTCTGTTGTATACATTGTTGTCAGCTTCTGATTTTTTCTCTCCCCAAAATAACCTCCGACAGcgataaaaccgctgtaactttgctctgttctgcttcagcagcatcagtctTTGTACAGGTAATGTCCACATGTTGATTCGtggttttctttagtttttgatctactgcagcaTATTTTCAGGGGGGTTATATGCTATAAAAGATCAGGCCTGGAAAAtctccttcacatttttctctgttttatcctcagttactttgacacaaaggcatctgctgtgatgcttacacctctgATAATGTCTCACACGTGTCAGTTCtgggggtttttgtttgtttgtttgtttgtttgttttttttacctccttCGTAATTGCACAGAAATAGTCAAATAATTTGGAATGATGCATTTTTAACTTACAATGTTTAGAGAGTTCATTCAACAGTATACATCCAAGAGGAAttatcagaattataatatttctgaccgAGTCAAAACTGAATCGAATCAAAACAGGACGAAGtgtaaaaatgtatgaaaatgttGACATCTTCACCAATTTAACACAATGGCAACAAAAAGAGTTAAGTCTATAACTTTTTGAACAATGAAACAGTTTTTGTGACACcaacacagtggattttaaatgtacACGTTAAGATAAAAACCCAGATAAACCTATCAGAGAGATAGCAACAATTTTAGGACTGGTCAAATCCACAAACTTGTTCTCTCCTAATAAgaagaaatgcaaatgaaagCTCAGGAACACCCGAAGTTcatgatgacagaattatttctaTGGTTATGAGAAATGACCCATCATTTTTCATATAACCAAATCAAGAACACTCTCCAGGAGGTACACATACAATCAAACACCTTTATGAATGTGTAAGCAACACAGTGCccagtgcaaatggataataACGCAACACAAACTGCAAAAGAGCCCGAATAGTTTCTCAAGGGCAAGAAATTGGATATTCTTTGATGGCCACGtgagtcacctgatctcaacccaacagAGTATGCTTTTCAGTAACTGAAGATGAAACTTAAGGCATAGAgagccacaaacaagcagcaactaagggtggctgcagtaaaggcctggcgGAGGTTTTCAATGTAGGAGAGACAGTATATGGCAATGCCCATGTGTTCTAGACTTCAGGCAGTCATTAACTGTAAAGGATTTTTATCctaataatgattaatgtaATACTTTTATTGATTCCCTTATGAATGaaaactgaaagtctgcacttcaaccatatatgaattattgtattttaaaagCCACTGTGAAAGTGTAATGAAGAAAATGTAatttgcttgtgttttcttACACTGTAGTGCTTTGGGAACATGTTATTcacaacatacaaaaaaaaagaaaagccccAACAAACAAAATCTCTAAATATGTCTGAGCTGTGGTCTTACCATATCTGTGCGAGCATCGTCTGGGAGAGCGTACAATTCATGAAGAGCTCGATGACATCGCCGCCGTTGACGAGGCCGTCATTGTCAGTGTCCGTGTTCTTgaaaatttctttatatttctctCTGTCAGCCACTGGTACAACCCAGTTCACCGCCGGCTAGAGACAACAGAAGACATTGTGTGATATGAAATGATGAACACAGCATTCAGtatacaacaaacacacagttcTTCTTCGGTGCAGACAGGTGTACTTCACGCAACAAGAGGAATTTGTGAATCTGCACAATGAAATGGTTAAAACAgatcagtaaaaacaaaacccccccccaaaaaaaacacagtccTCAGCTAGATGGAACTGCATTTGTAGGATGCTTTCTCACTGCCCTatcacaaacattcacacaacTGTATAACATACACAATACATTAAAACTGTAACTAATCAAgctaataaaaaatacaaaaaatatatgcaaaaaaatgcaAGATGAAATGCATACcttgcattttatttctgtcaaaaaaacaaactattaaaaaacaaaatataaaataaagcgtttaaagaagcagaaagggccatgaatttaaaaaaaaaaaaaaaaaaaaaaaaaaaaaagacagaacaacATAACAACTGATCAAGTGGTCAAGGTACAAAGGTAGTACAAGTATTgctactcgttactttcaagaAAACCTGTTTCTCCAAAACTGAAATCCCTGAAGCTGTATCCTGGTAGAGAGAGGTTGGCCTTTGAACAATGCTCAGAACAATGTGGCAAAACAAGTCTACCCATTTGCAACAAAAGACAGTTAATACATGGCAACCTAGCTTGTTTAAGAGTTAAGAATCTGCCCTTGTGACACGTAGAGagaaccaagaaaaaaaataaaataaacaaatgtagtGATTTTCCCTCATTACATCAAACGAATAGTCATGTGACCATTCGTTTGAAATGCATGGTCATATGTGATATGATCATTTAAAGTGCTTTCCACCAACATCAGCTTCAGAGAGCACTTTATTATGTGCTTCAATTGTATGCACatatccaatttaaaatcatcaATTGACACAATATGTttctctttggactgtgggaggaaactggAGGACTCAAACACTTATGCAGGTAAAGGTACAACATGCAACCTCCGCAAAGACCAACCCTAGGAGGTCCAAACCCAGAAACTTTTTGAAGCAACATCGCTGTGCTGTCCATTACATTGATATTATATATTAGGTTTAATCACATGACTCAACGGCCATAAAGAGGCATTTGTGCATCTTCGACTAATAATACTGTCCACACAAGCAATGTGAGGCAACATACCGGAGAACTGGACTTAAATGACTGTTTTGGAGAAAGGTTGGCAGCACCGGAGCCAAAAAGAGCAGCAGTGCCGAGGGGAGTAGTGTTGACCAGAGGAGAAGTGCTGCGTAAAGTTTCTTTGAGAAGAGCTGGACCAGTTCCAAGGCCAGACAGAGcaggcagcacaggaacagcaCCTGGAAGTCCAACCCCAGTCTTCTTCCTCTTAGAAGGGGGGATAAGGGAAGCGGGTAAACTAGTGGGGAGCGGCTCCTTCTCCATGGTGCGATACACAAGATGCAAAGCCTGTAAAATGGAAAGTATAACCAATTAATACAAATAAAGAAGGGAACCCAGATAATATGTCAGTACAGAATCACAGTTTACCACGGTGAATTCTTCTTTGTCCAAGTGTCCATCTTTGTCCACATCACTTAGGTCCCAAATCTGCACAAACAATGAGTAAGTGCTCAATTTTAACAAActgttaaaattacaaaaaaaaaaaaaaggctgcataGTAGTACTTGACATGTAACATCACCTTTCCTAACACATCCAGAGGTAGCTTGGAGTTTATCAAAACTGGCCTGACTTTATCACCAGAGAGGAGGCCATTCACAGGTAACAGACTCTCAAAAATTCCCTCAAACTTTCCCTTTTCATCAGGCtgggaaataaagaaaaaaacaacaacaacaacaacaacagctcaaGTTTAAGTGACAAGCCCATTTTTCTGTGATATCCTCATGACAGTTCTTGAAACCTTATAACATTTTACCTTAATGGCCCACTGTGAATCAGATGCTGTTGTTGAAACAGTTAGTAATGGGCTGCTTGTATCTTtctataagaaaaaaagaagaaatagagTGAAATGAAATGCATCAACTTATCATTTTCTAAGACACTAAATAATGACGTTTTCATATGATCCACAGAAATAATTCCCATAACATTATTGATTAATTCAGTTCTTTGGAGTTAtttataattatcattattaattgTAATTATAACTTACAAATTTGGGTGCAGCTAAGTTTTGGTTGAGATTGTGAAGACTTATGTCATTTCCACCCTGCGCAGATGCCACCAGCCTCAAAGCTATGAAGaaaccctaaaaaaaaaaaagaaaaaaagaaaaaaaaagaggaagaaagcagAACAAATCCTGTTTTTTCTGCATGTATCAGCACGACAATACCATCAAATTTACAAAGAAATTCTGCGTTACCCGCTTGTCCAAATAGCCTTTTCTTTCTGAATCTGCCAAATCCCAAATCTAAAATACgtacataaataaatgcaaaggtACAAGATTTTAGTTAGGTCAAATACATGACTGTGTGTTGTGTGTACATGTAGGTGACACTGTTACCCACCTTTCCCAGTGTGCTGTCTGACAGGCCAGACTTCTTAAGAAACTGAGCTGCATCGCCAGCTGATATTTTGCCTGTGTTTCCTGGGTCGAGCTATAAAGAATCATGAGGAAATTACCAGGAGGATACAGAGGATAGAAGTGTCTTTAAGAATGGGGTTACATAAAAGATCATACAGAGATGAATGCACAGTAAATGATCTGAAGTGAGGTGGGGAGCAACAGCAAACAACGTAGACCTTACCAGTCTGTAGTAGTTTTCATAAACTGGGTTTCCACTTGATAACTAAAGGAAACAAATTACAAATGAATGTGTATTAAGCATCAAATATACTAAATTAAGTTGCTAGAAAACGAATGGCTAATTTCAATGGCAACAAACTTCCAACATAGTTAGTTCATAAAGTAAaggccatctttttttttttagttgccaCTTAgtcgtgttttgttttcaacaaCACCACACTCTACACTAGCTTCATTACTGTCTTCGCCAGCAGTCGCTTTCCTTATCCTTTAAAGCGTACACTAACTTTGCTATCCTAACCTAGCTAACCCTGTCAACTTAGTTGACAGCGAAAGCTTAATAAAGCGTTCACAGTAGTTTATATTCATCCTATCTTATGAAGACCTAAAGCAGTCAGATCACATAACCGCTGTCGCTGTCAGATGTTAACGCTTTCTAATAAATTTTATTACTTTTCTTGAGCTGTTTGGAGTTGTTACCTGACTCAGAGTCATGAACGCCGCCATATCTCCTGGTGTCTCGGGAGTGCGCACAGAGTCCTTAAAGGGAGCGGGCGCGAGCGCCTGGGGACCGGCGGGGACCGCGGTTCCGGTGGGTGTGGACACCGCGCCCTTGTCAGAGCTGCAGAGCAACTGCGCAAATTTGAATcctattaaaatgaaatgaggTTTTCATGCCTGGGATGGTTTGCATGTGTGGTCAGCAGGTGTCCAACTTTACTTGGGACTGCACGGCATTTTTTAACCCCTAGTGCCGGGgttttgtcagaacaccggtCCTACAACGTCTTACATTTTCATTGGCTGCAGACAACACGTGGGTCTTACAGGGATGACGTCGCTGCTGCGTCTCTATTAAAACCCCAAATAACTGTTTTACAGAAATTTAAGACATACACGAGTGGATAAAGCCCATAAATCCAAGCTTTAGTGTCCTTTAAGGTCTCTAATGAATTAGAAAAACATTCAGTTTAATGCAGTCACTGGATTGACGCTAAATAGTTTCaattatgttttaatttttcagatgTCCCTTAGTCCCACATTCATTTTTCCGAGATGTGGTACACCAAAAAATCATACAAACAGGCAAATTTTATGAAGActtatgtttctgttgtttttacaaacacattttgttttcagtttttaagttCACACCAGATAATTTCCATGGCTATTTGTGAACTACATTTCagaacccacacacacacacatatatatatatatttttttcttaggtGAAGTGTAATTGTAGTTAACCCAAAGACACATGGATTACAGGCCCCCAAATACTAGCGTTTTCTATACTTGTCCAGAATTTTTTCTGGGGAAGATATAATGAAGCAGGCACTAGATATCATTAACATGTATGGTCTCCTTGACATGAAGTGACTTTCACAGTATGAATATTTTATCTATTGCTCTTGGGTGAAacaataaggaaaaaaatagtATGCATTtgacagtgtttttttaaaatttccagctttttctgtaaaaaaaaaaaaagtatatttattcATACCAAGCTTGGATATAAACAGAAACTTCTtaattgattgaatctttagaAGAGTTTTATTCACAGATAGAGGAAATGAAACTTCATTTGACATTCCTTTTTGAAACAGTTGGCATGGAGTCCACTAATTTACATCTAAACCACAAGCAGTGCTTCTAAATTGTGaactctcacacacaaaatatCAGTGGACAATAAGGTtataatcttttaataaaaACTTTGGTATCAATAACATTCTGTCCCataaaaataagacacacacagGGGCTCACCACCGGTTTGTCCAGACTTTCAAAATATGCAGGTCCCATCAATTCATTCCTAatcaattaattcaattcagagtgtggggacaaaagaaaaagacagtgcTGCATACATAACCAAAAGAAGTCATCATAGTATTGATTTGTCTCttcacatattttcttttttttttttgtttttatggtcaCAACTTTTGgtttatgctttgtatgttctGTTTCAGAGTTAACGTTGAAATCTGAGCGGCTGATGTTCTTAATTTAATAtaattactacattttcagctctttcaaacaccctaaaagaaaaaaagagagagagagaaaaaaaaaaaaaagagggtatTTGCAAAAAAGTAGACATGCAGACCACAGACTGCATAGATTAatcttatatacagtctgtggtctaGTTTAAgagaatcttaaaaaaaaaaaaaaaaaaaaaaaaaaaaaaaaaaaaatctagcaaACAGCAGGTGACGGTTTATAGTTATTATCTGTTATTACAAAATAAAGAATGTACTTTGAGTGGAAAACCTTAGAATTAATCCAGCAGTTCAGGGTTAAGATCAAAATGAAAGACCCCAAGTATGTTACAAACCATttgccccccacccccttccAATCTACTGCAAATCACCCTTTAGCTGGGTTGTGTCCAAATCTCAGGGAAAGGATGCACAGCAGCCACAATACCCCTGGGAAATATAGGACAGTTCCTGAGGGAGCACACCCACccccaaaaaagggaaaaaaataaaataaaaaaaaaaaacaaagaaattctaTGCCAACAACCCTTCAAAGCTCATCTTTAAGCtttccttcttcttcatctGTTTCTGAAAGTGCCTCGTCTGTGTCTTCTttcgtttcttcttcttcctcctcctcctcttcttcttcttcatcttcatcatcagcaGCTTCAGTGTCCTGCTCTttgttcttctcctcctcctcttttcgtTTCAGGTCATCTTGctcctgtttcatttttctctctggCTCCTGTAAGGaatcacaaacaacaacaacaacaacaaaaaatcaagtcttttaatcacagcagtagTTCATAGGGGCAGACTTTGTGCTTTGCATGAACAACAAGTTATGAGTTAAAAAGAATAAGGCCAGACCTTTGTCACACCCCATGTCTCCTTTCCAATCTCTTCTGCCTCTTTCACGTCATCTGTAATCAGGAAGTTGTCAAAGATTGTACCAGATTTCACCTGAGgaggaaggggggaaaaaccAAAACTGTTAGACTGTAGCTCAACTGCCGCTACCACATACCTTAAAGATGAACCGTGTCTCACCTGCCAAAGATCAAGACCCAAAACACCAATGTTGTCAAACTTGTAGATGTTCGAGTCTGGGCTGTATTCAGGATTGTCAATTTCAGGATGCACCCAGGCTCCTTTGTAGTTGGGGTTATCAATCTGCTTGGGCTTCCATTCTCCCTGAAATACAGGAAGTTAAAAAGGGTTATCAGTAATGcaatttaaaagcattttaagtATTTTACATATTAATATTAAAGTATTTTGGTGATCAATTTCTAGCCTACTTTGTACTCTGGGTTGGGGATCATGGGTGGCTCCCACTCTCCGTCCATATCCTCATCCCAGTCTTCAGGCTTTTTAGCATCAGGATCTGGAATATTCTCGGGCTTGTCCCAGTCctagagaaaaacacaaaatactgaGGTTAAAATACACAACTATTTGCACAGAGCAAAGTAAGAGGTGGTAGAATGACTGTACTGAGTTTACTCACCTCAGGCTTTGCGTCACTAGGATCATCAATCTTGGCACGGTCATCCCAATCCTCTGGCTTCTTGGCTTCAGGGTCCTTAATTTTCTTAGGAGGCAGAAAGTCCCAATCATCCTCCAGACTCCCAGATTCCACCTTCTCATTATCGATTTTTACTTCATAGGTTTGATCTGGATTCAGGATTAGTGTGTACAGGTGGGTCAGCTCATCATCctagaaagaaaaagcaaaacaaaaaaaagaagcagggtTTAGACTAAAGCCTTTGGTGCAGAAGCAGgtttccatttaaaaatatgGACTTCAAAACACAAGAATTACCTTGCATTTAATCTCTTTCTTAATGAGATTATTCTTGCCTTTGTaattaaaaattacatgaacTTTCTTGGTGCTGTAGCCACAAATGTCAGGGCCTAGGGGAAAggaataaaattaattattacACGTATCAAATCCAGTGACAGCTGGAAGCACTGTAAATCACACAGGTCATTATTACTTACCAAACATAATGTAGTAAGAGGATTCTCCATGCATTTCAGTCTGCTCCAAGTCCGCAGGAAAGACCTTCACGTAGCCACCACCACAGTCGATTTTCTGCTCATGCTTGACTGTAAACTGGATGACCAAAGGCTTACCCTCATTGCTGAAAGAATCAAAACGGGCAGAGGCCGCATAGAAACGTGCATCCTGGCTTGTCTGCAGACCTGAAAATGAAAGTATCAAACCAAaactaaatatattttgttcagctttaaacaaACATAAAGTAGGAACCATAATGGAAATCAGACATGAGGGCACTTTGTAGGAGCTATTCGAGACATTACTACTGCTTATTATGATCAAATGACTTATTTTCACTTCTAGaatagaattattattattttttttttttttaaaaacaggaacacaTTAAATGTCAAGTGCCTTGCTGCCATTTGGACAACAGTAAACGCTATTTTGATCAAAAGAAAACTTTGTAATGAAGATTTACATTAGAAAGTCCGAACATGTACCTTTGTCTTTCTCTGCATCGCCATAGAAGTCGCCAGCCGTGAGCTTCCACTCTCCGTAGTCTGACTTGTGCTTGGAGTTCACCCAGCGACTTCTCCATTCATCTGTTCAGAAAACAACCAGTAAGTTTGCTGAGGATTAACACTACCGGGCCAATAGAGCATGGTACGTCATGAAAATCGTCTCACAATTTCCCAGTAATTGTAGATGCGACGACAAATTGTCAATGTCGAAATTTAGTTTCACTAACTGCAACTTGGACGACGATTATTAACTGATATCGATATTACGTCTGCTCCCTTCGACCTTAATGAATGTTGCCAATTATCAATGGACTTTTGATTATTTAACGGGGAAAGGTGATATTTTTGAGAGGACTCACAGTCTAGACAACAATTTTTGTGACACAACGATGTCTGAAAGTCAAGCTAACAGGCAGTGAAGTGCTAACCTTGCAAAGTTATAAAAATTCTCTGCACAACTTACCACCATCCAGAAACTCTTCCCGAAAGTAAATCTTCGCATGTACACAGTACACTGCTAATATTACTGCAATTACTCCTAAGACTTGCATTTTCCCCATTTTCAGCTCAACTTTCAGCAGCTCTGCAGGAGCGTCGCCGGGCAGGACAGCAAAAAGACtgtgcaggaggaagagaggggaATATTTTAGAGTTGCTCCAGCGAACAGATGTCTACCCGCTATTGGACAAACAGACGGTGTGGCTGGACCAATCACAGTAGACCACGAAACATATGTCCTGTCCGTAGCCTGGTCCAAGATCAGTTGTTGTTTGAGTTATGTCGGTCGTGTTGGTGCGGGAACCACCCTGTAGAGGGTGGTAATAACAAATAAAGAGTGTAAAGTAATGACTGTCTTGTGAATGTTTATTTATCTGATGTGTTTCAAGAGGACGGTCAGCAATACGACTACAAGAAGTCCCCCCAAACTATGAAAAACGCTTTGAGAATGTGTTTTACGTTTACTGTGAATATTAACATTTATAACGTGTGGTAACGGTTGGGCTCGTGACACCTCGTTTCAACTGTTGCGTTAACAGCAGGTATCAGTAACGGCTCATAACGACTGCAGGACTTGGAAGTGATTTCCACGATTGTAAAACGGGAAACAAAATACTATTTTTTACTTAAAACAAAACTGGCACAAACATGTGCCCAACAGAAAGCTACCATTTCTCGAATGACCACGCTTTGGTAAGggcagaatatatatatatatatatatcaaaggTTAGAATTATATAAGTAAGATATGACCTCGATAACAAGTCTCCAACTTGTAATAAATAATCCAGTTAGCTCGTTCAGATGGCAGTAAAGCTAAAAGACTAAAGAAAGAAGAACgttttattaattatattatcTTCAGTGCCACTTTGATTGAAAAACAGTTCTGTTTTACTGATACAATTTTAATTAATACTTTGCTCAGCCctagaccatcacactaccaccaccaagTGTGTGTGATTTTCCTTTAATGGTGCTACATTAGTTTTATGTCAGATGTAATGAGACACAAACCTTCAAAAAAATGTACTATGTATTTTACAAGAGTCTTGTGGCTcttcaggatgttttttttaaaatgtttgtgtcgtttgtttgttttttttgtttggtaaaTGTGAGACAagcctttgtgttcttgtgGTCAgcggtgggttttttttcattgaaACTCTTCCATAGGTGCCATTTTTGTTcagtctctttgttattattgaCCCTGACCCTGCCTGAAGCAAGTGAGGTCTTGAACTAATTTGCTGTGCCCGCCACTCCTTGAAAGGTTCCCCACTGTTctaagttttctccatttgtggataatgaaTCTCACTAAagttaagaagaagaaaaaacaaccttaaaaatggctttgtaacccaTTTCAGACTGACAGATGTCAGTGATATCTTGCTTTTTTTGATGTCTTTTAGCCAAATTCactttattctattgtatatagtacTTTACTGTTGTTGTATAGTATGTTATTCTAGGTTATCTTATCctattctgttgtgtttttcttaacTTATACTGCTCTTAAACTTAAACGTACTCTCTGTTGTAACCAAAAagtttcccacgtgtgggactaaaaatggtttatcttatcttatcttatcttatcttatcttatctcatctTTGTCAGACAGATTCTTAAATGGAAATGATTCAAATGGTCTGACAGTAAGCAGGCCTGGGAGGAACTAGTGAAATTGATCTAAGCTTTCCACAAAATGAtgtttggatagctttttctattaataaattataaaataatttaaaaactgctttgtATATTTACacgggttatctttgtctaatattaaaaatctTTGATGGCCTGAAAcatgaaaatgtgacaaatatgcaaaaaaaaagaggaagaggcaaatactttttcactgtGTTCTACTTTGGAGTTAGTTAGTTATTGATTTTCAtaacatttcattaatttttttttctccaggcaGAATAAGTTGAAGAGTCACTGAGTTTTTCAAACATCAAGGAGGCGAGTCCTCCTGCCAAACAATACGATGGAAGAAGTTAGCCAAAATACAAACGAGGCTGGATGTCAGGTAAATTGATAATGGGTTTAATGAAACCTTACTGACATCAACCACTTTTGTTGTCAGAGCAGTTACAATTACTACAATTAACATCTATTGTATTTCTCAGGCCAAATATAAGGAGGCAAGAGAAGAGCGAAAAAAGCTCCTCACCCCTGCACACAAGTATATCATTGACATCTTGGCTGAGAGACTGGCCCTATCCCCAACAGATGTAGAGGAGTTTATTTTAGATTCGTCTTCTGTGAGTTTTTCCCATATACTTTGACAAAGTATGTTCAAAGTTCTATCCGGATATACTTTTATTGCACTGGCAGTGTATTTAGGATGATTGATATACTGAAAAAAGAAGCCACTGTCAATCACTTTTCTGATGATATTGCATGGCAGCAATCAGAgattacttttctgtgtttataattccatcaattttgatcCCGACACCACTGACTGTATGCCCAAATAATAGCAAAGCctgcaccgtgttttacagGTTGTGGACACTCACCGTTGTACCGCTCTCCTGATTGCCGTAGATACTAACAACAGTTTTAATCATTTCATATTTATCATTCATCACTCTGTAAAACCtattgccactgattttcagagcagtttttgtgtaattttgcgTACCTTAGCCTTTTCTTCCCTGTTTCCTTTAATTAAGAatagcttcttgacagccatcctTCTACTGATCCCATTTCTGttgaggcttcagtgaaaaaTAGATAGATTAACTGAAGGACCAAGTTTTCAGTTAATAGTTCACTGAGAATC includes:
- the calr3b gene encoding calreticulin 3b — protein: MGKMQVLGVIAVILAVYCVHAKIYFREEFLDGDEWRSRWVNSKHKSDYGEWKLTAGDFYGDAEKDKGLQTSQDARFYAASARFDSFSNEGKPLVIQFTVKHEQKIDCGGGYVKVFPADLEQTEMHGESSYYIMFGPDICGYSTKKVHVIFNYKGKNNLIKKEIKCKDDELTHLYTLILNPDQTYEVKIDNEKVESGSLEDDWDFLPPKKIKDPEAKKPEDWDDRAKIDDPSDAKPEDWDKPENIPDPDAKKPEDWDEDMDGEWEPPMIPNPEYKGEWKPKQIDNPNYKGAWVHPEIDNPEYSPDSNIYKFDNIGVLGLDLWQVKSGTIFDNFLITDDVKEAEEIGKETWGVTKEPERKMKQEQDDLKRKEEEEKNKEQDTEAADDEDEEEEEEEEEEEETKEDTDEALSETDEEEGKLKDEL